The sequence CCGGGGCCGGGCAAGTGGAGCGCCCACGAGATCGTGGTCCATTGCGCGGATTCCGAAACCTATGGCGCCACGCGGATCCGCCTGGTCCTGGCGGAAGCGGAACCCCTCATCGTCGGCTACGACGAAAACCGATGGGCCACGGCCTTCGACTATCACAGCCACGATGTGGACCTGGCGTTCCGGACCATCGAGGCCGTGCGCTCCAACACGGTGACCATGCTGCGTCGCCTGCCCGAGGACGCCTGGAACCGGGCGGGACGCCACACGGACAGCGGCCCTTATTCGGACGCTGATTGGCTCCGGATCTACGCGGACCACCTTGAAATCCATGCCCGCCAGATCCGGCGGAACATCCAGGCCTGGAATGCATCCAGTTCCCGGAGCGCCTCATGAGCACGCTCTTCCCGGTGGTTCGGACCCTTGACCACGTGATGATCGAAGCGGAGGATCCCACGGTGCTCCTGCGCCTTTTCGCGGAGGGCTTCGGCCTGCCGGTGGCCTGGGAATTCGGCGACTACGGGGATCTGTGGAGCGGCGGCGTCTGCGTCGGGAATCTGAACCTGGAATTCTGCCGCTTCAAGGAAAAACGCTTCGGCCGGCCGGATGTCTGGGAGGGCGCCGATGGCAGCGCGCGCATCGGAGGCCTGGCCTTCGAACCCACCATGCCCATCTCGGAAGTCATCGGCGTGCTGTCCGAATGGAGCGTGCCCTTCGGATCGGGCATCGCCTCCGAGAATTGGACGGAGCTCGAAGTGAAGGGCTTGTTGGATGCGCCGGGAATCGTCTTCCTGGTGGAGTACAGCTTCGACCACGATGCTTGGCAGCTGAGCCACCGGGAGGCCTTCGCTGCCTCCGGCGGAGGATCCCTGGGACTCGTGGGGGTGCAGGAAATCCAGGTCGGGGCGAGGGACGTGGACGAAGCCTCGCCGGCCTGGGACCGCTTCCTGCGCGATATCCCCAAGCTGGACTCGGCAGCCTGGCGGCTGGCGGACGAGCTGTCCCTCAGGCTGGTGCCCTGGGGCAAAGATGAAATCGCCTCCCTCGTGCTCCGGGTGAAGTCGGTGGAGCAGGCGATGGCCTTCCTGGCGGACGCTGGCATCCCGGCCCTGGAAACTCTGGACGGCGTGGCGCTGGACCCTTCGGTCACGCAGGGGCTGCATTTCCAGTTGCTGGACTCCGAAGCGCCTGGATTCTGAATATCCCGGGAGCGCTTCGGCCGGCGGGGCCGCTGGCGCGGTGCCAACCGCCGCCACAGCACGACCTGGTCATCGGCATCGCCCTGGACAGGACGGAGTGGGCTATGCTTTTCTCCTCTCTCCAAGGTGGGCCATGTCGAGCATCCGCCGCGTTGCCATCAATACTGGAGGCGGGGACGCGCCCGGCCTGAACGCGGTCATCCGCGCGGTGGCCATGAGCGCCCACAACCGCGGCTGGGAATGCTACGGAATCCGGGACGGCTTCAATGGCATCTTTTTCCCTGAACGCTATTCCGATGGCGGCCTGATGCGCCTCACGCGGGAGCGCGTGTCGGGCATCGCGCATCTGGGCGGCACCATCCTGGGCACCACCAACAAAGGCAACCCGCTGCACTTCCCGCTCCACATGCCCGACGGCACCGTGAAGGAGGTGGACCGCTCGGACGAGATCCTGGAATTCTTCGCGAAGCGGGAACTGGATGCCCTGGTGACCGTGGGCGGCGACGGATCGCTCACGATTGCTCACGCCCTATCGCAAAAGGGCCTGCGGGTGGTCGGCGTGCCCAAGACCATCGACAACGATCTGGATAAGACGGTCACCACCTTCGGCTTTGATACGGCGGTGGCCTTCGCCACGGAATGCATCGATCGCCTCCACAGCACCGCCCAGAGCCATCAGCGGGTGATGGTGATCGAAGTCATGGGCCGCTACGCGGGTTGGATCGCGCTCAACTCAGGGATCGCGGGAGGCGTCCACGCCATTCTGCTGCCCGAGATCCCCTATGACCTGGAGAAGGTGGCCGCCCGCATCCGTTCCCGGGACCAGGGCGGGCGCCTGGATTCGCTGGTGGTGGTGGCCGAGGGCGCCAGCCCCAAGCATGGACGCCGGGCCGTGGCGCAGGCGGCGGATACGGGCCACGCGGAGCGCCTGGGCGGCATCGGCGAACAGGTGACCGCTGAACTCCAGGAGATCACCGGCAAGGATTGCAGGCTGGTGGTGCTGGGCCATCTCTTGCGGGGCGGAAGCCCGACGGCGTTCGACCGCCTGACGGCCCTCCGCTTCGGCGCGGCCGCCATCCGGGCGCTGGACGAGGGCCAGAGCGGCATCATGGTGGCCCTGGCATTTCCAAACGTGGACTACGTTCCCCTCGAGCAGGTGGCCGGCCGCATGAAGGCGGTGCCCCTGAACAGCGACACGCTGCTGACCGGGCGGGATCTGGGGATCTGCTTCGGGGACTAAAGCTTGCCGCCCGCGGGCGCGGGGGGGGCAGGGACGGGCAGCTCCGTCGCGGCTGCGACAAATTGGCGGACAAGCTCTTAATCACATCCACGCGAAGCTGCGGAGGGTTATCCGTGAGCAAAGCCCCATCCACCAATGCCACACGCCTGCTCAAGCGGCTGGGCATTCCCTACGCGGAGCATTTGTACCGCTACGAGGACAAGGGCGGAACGAGCGTCTCCTCGCGGGAGCTGGGCATTCCCGAGCACGCGGTCATCAAGACCCTTGTGATGGAGGATGAGAAGGGCGCCCCCATGATCGTGCTCATGCATGGCGATCTTGAAGTGGGAACCCAAGCCCTGGCGCGGCGGATCGGCGCGAAATCCGTGAGGCCCTGCAAGCCGGAGACCGCCCAGCGGCATAGCGGCTGCATGGTGGGCGGCACCTCGCCCTTCGGCACCAAGAAATCCATGCCGGTCTATGCGGAAGCATCGATCTTCGATTTGGCCAGGATCTACATCAACGGCGGCAGCCGGGGATTCCTGGTGGAGCTGGACCCGATGGACCTGGACAAAGCGCTGACCATTGCGCGGGTGAATGTCTGCCTGGCGTGAATCACGCGCCTTCAAAAACGCAGCGTCACGCTGAAATCCACGGATCTGCCGGGCTGGGGCAGCAGGGAGTTGTAGTAGCTGCCCGACCCCTTCCAAACGCCTGAGTCATTGAATCCGCCCGGGGTCGTGCCGGCGCCCGCGTCCCTCAGGCCTGGATGGAAATAGGTCCTGTCGGTGAGGTTCGCCGCGCGGAGCGAAATCCCCAGCCCCGGGATCCAGAGGTCCTTCACGTTAAGGATGAGGTCCAGGGTTCCGAAGCCGCTCACTTCGCGCACCGGGTTGCTCAGCACCGTCGGGCGGGAGTCGATGATCCGGGCCAGGACCGTGCCGCTCGCATGGCGGTTCCAGACGAGCGTCGAGCCCAGCCAGACTTTGTTGTCCGCCAGGTCTCCGCTGCGGGTGGCCAGGTTCCCGGCCGGACCTGCGGTGATGTCATCGGCTTTGAAATAGCGGGAGTAGTAACCCCACAGCTTCCATTGCCGGACGAAGCCGACGGGCAGGATCCACTGGGCGCCCAGATCGGCGCCGACGACTTCCTGGGAACCTGAATTCACCACCTCGCCGCCGATTTTCTGGATCTTCCCGGCGTTTTTCACCCGGTACAGATCGAGGCTCAGGCCGAAGGAGCGCTCGGTGTAGCTGGCGCTGAGCTGGGTGGTATTGGAAGTCTCCGGGCGCAGGTTGGCATTGGCTCCGGTGCCCGAGGTGGCCCCGTAGAGGAGCCGCGCCGTGGGCTCCTGGTAGGCCTGCCCGTAGAGCGCTTTCAGGCTCCAGTTCCCGAAGGTGCCGACGTAGCCGCCCCGCAGCGTGTTCGCCGTCCCATAGATGGAATTGGTGTCAGAGCGGAGCCCCAGATTCAACTGGTTCGACGGGTCCAGCCGCCAGCGGCCCTGGAGGTAGACGCCCCGGTCGTTGACGCTG comes from Holophagaceae bacterium and encodes:
- a CDS encoding DinB family protein, translated to MALGTSERDGYLTRYGSGPALLRLAWSEVPPEARQWRPGPGKWSAHEIVVHCADSETYGATRIRLVLAEAEPLIVGYDENRWATAFDYHSHDVDLAFRTIEAVRSNTVTMLRRLPEDAWNRAGRHTDSGPYSDADWLRIYADHLEIHARQIRRNIQAWNASSSRSAS
- a CDS encoding ATP-dependent 6-phosphofructokinase, yielding MSSIRRVAINTGGGDAPGLNAVIRAVAMSAHNRGWECYGIRDGFNGIFFPERYSDGGLMRLTRERVSGIAHLGGTILGTTNKGNPLHFPLHMPDGTVKEVDRSDEILEFFAKRELDALVTVGGDGSLTIAHALSQKGLRVVGVPKTIDNDLDKTVTTFGFDTAVAFATECIDRLHSTAQSHQRVMVIEVMGRYAGWIALNSGIAGGVHAILLPEIPYDLEKVAARIRSRDQGGRLDSLVVVAEGASPKHGRRAVAQAADTGHAERLGGIGEQVTAELQEITGKDCRLVVLGHLLRGGSPTAFDRLTALRFGAAAIRALDEGQSGIMVALAFPNVDYVPLEQVAGRMKAVPLNSDTLLTGRDLGICFGD
- a CDS encoding aminoacyl-tRNA deacylase, which codes for MSKAPSTNATRLLKRLGIPYAEHLYRYEDKGGTSVSSRELGIPEHAVIKTLVMEDEKGAPMIVLMHGDLEVGTQALARRIGAKSVRPCKPETAQRHSGCMVGGTSPFGTKKSMPVYAEASIFDLARIYINGGSRGFLVELDPMDLDKALTIARVNVCLA